The following proteins come from a genomic window of Athalia rosae chromosome 1, iyAthRosa1.1, whole genome shotgun sequence:
- the LOC105687946 gene encoding ionotropic receptor 25a-like: MMRRLSMALLLYLTFIAYHFRSVHANEANDSRFDMGPNSKSSRPLNLLVINDEKNDSANKSVANALEELKEQRRDLFIGDISVVQINGSDPQGTLISICGVWDTAVRQNSNKIPDLILDTTMIGPGSRTVNSFAAAMGLPTLSAQFGHGNGLGKWKNFKANQANYLIQVMPPADLVPEAIRQLVITMNVSNAAILFDDNFVMDHKYKSLLQKVPVRHVIVKAKEAGSQMTKQLSKLRNLDIVNFFVLGGPETLRAALDAAQALNFTGRKFAWHGLTLGDFSPDCDCMNITVLFLKPSPSANQQALGELKNKGLLMKPVLTSAFYYDLTRIGVTAMRAAIDSGHWPADSNHLTCDAYDGNNTPVRSIPFLSHLKNVTSSSEFQPIYANFTWGERNGQHHASFQMTMSMVIIANSNPVSTEKVGLWDAGIDRQLEVISEDLIANHTAQTIYKVVTVVQAPFVMYDAETNTWSGYCIDLLEEIRSIVKFEYEIREMKNGRYGFMDDDGNWSGMIKELKEKRADIGLGSIFITAERETAVDFTIPYHELVGHSILMKKPDSQTSSLKFLTVLEYNVWFCILAAYFFTSFLMWVFDRWSPYSYQNNREKYKDDEEKREFNLKECLWFCMTSLTPQGGGEAPKNLSGRLVAVAWWLFGFIIIASYTANLAAFLTVSRLETSIESLDDLSNQYKIQFAPLNNSYAHRYFARMAGIERRFYEIWKDMSLNNNFSEVEKSKLVVWDHPISDKYIKLYQTMIEAGMPETMDEAVARVRASESFGEGFAYIGEATSVRYLVMTNCDLISVGKEFSRKSYGIALQKGSPLKTKFDKALTVLYTKLTMTKLSAKWWQENPARKICPKQPDQNAGIGIDDVGGVFMIIFLGTCIAFLVVAFEYLWHRYRPRNISKVKNSRNPGTTLTISLRPAKLHFQPAAVPPEDVFAPREHRGKM, translated from the exons ATGATGCGGCGACTCTCGATGGCACTCTTATTATACCTGACGTTCATCGCTTACCATTTCCGGTCTGTTCACGCTAATGAGGCGAACGATTCACGATTTGATATGGGGCCAAATTCGAAATCCTCCAGACCTCTCAATTTAC TTGTGATAAACGACGAGAAGAATGACTCGGCAAACAAATCGGTGGCGAACGCTTTAGAGGAACTCAAGGAACAACGGCGGGATCTTTTCATTGGAGATATATCGGTAGTCCAGATTAATGGATCAGATCCACAGGGtactttgatttcaatttgCGGAGTCTGGGATACGGCGGTTCGTCAAAATAGCAACAAAATCCCGGATCTAATCCTGGACACAACGATGATTGGACCGGGTTCTCGAACGGTAAATTCTTTCGCCGCAGCTATGGGACTTCCCACCCTCTCGGCACAGTTTGGTCACGGGAACGGCcttggaaaatggaaaaacttcAAAGCAAACCAGGCTAACTATTTAATTCAAGTAATGCCGCCGGCTGATTTGGTCCCCGAAGCGATTAGACAACTCGTGATAACTATGAACGTGAGTAACGCGGCCATCCTGTTCGACGACAACTTCGTCATGGATCACAAATACAAGAGCCTTCTACAAAAAGTTCCGGTTCGGCACGTGATCGTAAAAGCAAAAGAAGCGGGTTCACAGATGACGAAGCAACTCTCTAAGCTCCGAAATTTGGATATCGTAAATTTCTTCGTCCTCGGAGGACCAGAGACGCTTCGGGCTGCTCTCGATGCAGCGCAAGCACTCAATTTTACCGGGCGGAAGTTCGCCTGGCACGGTTTGACTCTCGGAGATTTCAGTCCTGATTGCGATTGCATGAACATCACGGTGCTCTTCCTCAAACCCTCGCCATCTGCGAACCAGCAGGCACtcggagaattgaaaaataagggGCTGCTCATGAAACCCGTTCTCACTTCCGCGTTTTACTACGATCTCACCAGAATCGGCGTCACCGCAATGAGGGCTGCCATCGACTCTGGTCACTGGCCAGCGGATTCGAATCACTTGACCTGCGACGCCTACGACGGTAACAATACCCCGGTCAGGTCCATCCCGTTTCTCAGCCACCTGAAAAACGTCACATCGAGTAGCGAATTTCAACCGATTTACGCGAATTTCACATGGGGCGAGAGAAATGGGCAGCATCACGCCAGCTTCCAAATGACGATGTCCATGGTGATCATCGCTAATAGCAATCCCGTTTCTACGGAAAAAGTCGGATTATGGGACGCTGGGATCGACAGGCAGCTGGAG GTAATCTCCGAAGATTTAATCGCCAATCACACGGCGCAAACTATCTACAAAGTCGTAACGGTTGTCCAGGCACCTTTCGTCATGTACGATGCAGAGACAAACACGTGGTCTGGTTACTGCATCGACCTTTTAGAAGAAATACGTAGCATAGTCAAATTTGAATACGAGATTcgtgagatgaaaaatggaCGATATGGGTTCATGGATGATGATGGAAATTGGAGTGGTATGATCaaagagttgaaagaaaagcGTGCCGACATAGGGTTGGGTAGTATTTTCATTACGGCTGAACGAGAGACCGCCGTAGATTTCACTATCCCATATCACGAATTAGTGGGACATTCAATACTCATGAAGAAACCGGACTCTCAAACCTCTTCTCTCAAGTTTCTTACCGTCCTGGAATATAACGTTTGGTTTTGTATCCTCGCGgcatattttttcaccagtTTTCTCATGTGGGTATTCGATCGATGGTCACCCTACAGCTATCAGAATAATcgtgaaaaatacaaagacgacgaagaaaagagagaattcAATCTCAAAGAGTGCTTATGGTTCTGCATGACTTCTCTTACTCCTCAAGGCGGCGGAGAAgcgccaaaaaatttatccggaCGTCTGGTAGCCGTTGCATGGTGGCTCTTTGGCTTCATTATAATCGCATCTTACACGGCTAATCTCGCTGCTTTCCTCACAGTTTCCAGACTCGAAACCTCTATAGAGTCGTTGGATGACCTCAGCAACCAATACAAAATACAATTTGCGCCACTCAACAACTCTTATGCTCATCGTTATTTTGCCAGGATGGCCGGGATCGAAAGACGTTTCTACGA GATCTGGAAGGACATGAGTCTCAACAACAATTTCTCCGAagtagaaaaatcgaaattggTCGTGTGGGATCACCCGATAAGTGATAAATACATAAAACTGTATCAGACTATGATAGAGGCGGGTATGCCTGAGACTATGGACGAAGCTGTAGCAAGAGTACGCGCTTCTGAGAGTTTCGGTGAAGGTTTCGCTTACATCGGTGAAGCAACCTCAGTAAGATATTTAGTAATGACGAACTGCGATCTGATATCCgttggaaaagaattttcaaggaaATCATACGGGATCGCCTTACAGAAGGGATCCCCGCTCAAAACCAAGTTCGACAAAGC GCTCACAGTGTTGTACACCAAACTAACAATGACAAAATTGAGTGCCAAATGGTGGCAAGAAAATCCAGCgagaaaaatttgtccaaAACAGCCTGACCAGAATGCAGGTATCGGCATTGATGACGTCGGCGGCGTTTTCATGATAATATTTCTTGGGACATGTATAGCGTTTTTGGTAGTCGCCTTCGAATACTTGTGGCATAGATACAGGCCAAGGAATATCAGCAAAGTGAAAAACTCTCGAAATCCAGGAACCACACTAACAATAAGCCTCAGACCTGCGAAACTTCATTTTCAACCCGCAGCAGTACCACCAGAAGACGTGTTCGCTCCGCGGGAACACCGTGGTAAGATGTGA